gaaccagatcgagaaccagaagaagaagaagaagaagaagaagaagaaggagagaaagaaggagataacttttagtagagaagaatgagagaaagagaggacacactagagttggatagttggagggagaagaagaagaagaccaaattacccttaaattgcacttttttacaattttaaaaatgtccatgacctttttacaattaagttgtctaaagtgctcttactgccaatGGTCCGTAAAAAGAAACGGAGATAAATGGTCACCTTGCCTTAAACCACGACCTGCTTTAAACCACCCTACAGGACCCCCATTGAGaatgaaggaaaatgaagtAGTGGATAAACATTGAAACACCAACTGCACATTTTTTTCTGAGAATCCCATTCGACGCATAATTGTGATTAAAAAATGTCATTTCATACGATCATAAGCCTTGGACATATCTAGCTTCATAGCCATCAAGCTTCCATTCCCCCTTTCCTGTTTCATCGTATGAAAAAGCTCATGCGCAAGCACCATGTTCTCTTGAATGATCCTCCCTGGCAAGAAACCCGCTTGATTTGGGCTGATAAAATTACTGAGAATTACCTTCACACGATCCGCCAAAATTTTTGAGATGACACGATACATAACATTACACAAGCTTATAGGGCGCAATTGACCAATTCGAGATGCGCTTGCCACCTTTGGAACTAAAACAATGTTCGTATGGTTTAGTTGACTAAGCATAAATCCACGGTGAAAAAAATTCTGCACAGTGGCAACAACATTTTTTCTCACAACAACATCTTTTACTTTTGAACACTTGgaagaaaagtaaaaacaacCAATACTTTTAAGAAATTAAAGGATGCTCCCAATGCTAGCTCTAGTATGAATTTAATTTAAGGATTCGGGATTTTCTTATAAATTGTGTGCTCATAATagggtcatatatatatatataagactgCCTGCACAAGGATAAGGTTCGATAATGATCATTATTGTATTTGCATGAGTTGTCTTCCTCACTCTCAATGTGAAAAGGATCGTACTTGTATATAATATGTCTTGATGAACaatatgactatatatatatatatatatagaaaaagagACTTGCACGCTTGTAGGATTAGAAATAAAAgcagttattattattattattattttctttattattgatTGAGAGCTAGACTTGAGATAAGGGTCCGATTGAGTATGCCAgccaaggattttttttttttgagccaaGGATTTCTTTTAATACTCTATGCtgagtttttgttttcttccttttctacGTAGTTTAATTAGAAAATTGAATAATTTAAACATGGCGAATGGAAGATCACAAACCACGTTTGTCCagtaaaaattcacaaaaaatatatttgtgagTTTGTCTCTCGAGAGAATTGAATCTACGAACTATAGAATAGCATGCTACATGCATCACTAACTAACAAGTCCTTATTCAATCAGGCTAGTACATTGAGagcataaattttttaaaaatttaatattttgtttgtcAACTCAACCACCACTAAATTGTTTGAAAACAGCcactattaaaataaaatagttgcaaaaaaaaaaaagactatgGTACTTGCGTGACAAGGCAAGCCAAGAAAGCAAAGAATTTAGACGCATTctacctctctctctgtgttttgACCTGTAAAACATGGAGCTCTTTGATCACGTGGTCTTATCTTCaactttaatttaatttcaattaTTATAGAGAAATCAAATGAgatatctctttcttttttctttttcttttttaacgaAGAGTAGGATTCGAATCCTGATCACTAAGATTATacacatcatcttcatcactcCAACTAATGGTTATGATGTAAATCGAATGAGTTATCTGGGTAAATtagttgaatttaatttaatctcGATTATCGTGTTATATTCACTATATGGCTCAAAAAGCCTAAAAGCTTATATCTGTATAGTATAAATCATTCATTTTGTGATGAAAAATCAGCCATTCAATAGTCAAATGGCTGCCACGAAAAGTCACGACTCTTTGTGTTAAAACGGCCGTGTGGATTAATTAAAGTTTCCTCCCCGTCCCCATACCATTGACTTTAGCTAAACCATTTGAGGTTAACCTCCTGTATTACCCTGAAAAAGTCAAACGAGAATTCTctactcttttatttttatttttatttttttcgctttcctttatttattattattaatttattatgatattatctctcctttttaaaaaataaaaaaaaaaaaaaaaaaaaccttaggAGTCCAAGAAAGTGCCAAAAACTTAAACCGGCCCTCGGCCTTGGGTTTTGGTTGATCGCTGGACCACAGTGAGAAGGACGCCCcacctttttctcaattttcagtGATATATAGACCGCGACATTTTCTTAAAATtcttaaatcaatggtgtatcaaacaaaaaatacatgtaatcaaatacgtattttaactaaaaaaatttCTGATACATACAATTTaaacatatatacttatatagtgGTTGTCATTTGTCAATGGCCTAACTTTATTTGTACTGTCAATACGTGTAATCCAACGTACTACATTGCCAAATCTGTACTATTATTCTTGCCCCCCAGACAGCCCAACTAACCAAAACCATCCACCCCAAAATAATTAACCAACCATGTAACTAATACTACACTCACTTCATTAATAATTGATCAACAAATTAGCAACTGCACCACCACCTCCTGGACAAGTGTGCACACATCATCCTCCATTTGTAACCAACCGTCAGATAATGATATTCATAATTTGATATTAATTAAACTAAACCCGGCCAATACACAAAATCTTTTAAATGATTATCTTAGTTATTAATAAACTGATTCAAAgaacaacaaacaaaacaaaacaaccaaTACAACAACCAAACTGGCTCCCCCGCCGACCGATGGGCCGGCCAAGTCCATTACTCTAGCACTAAACGATAATTCTATCAActctttttaactttttgtccACATTTAGATTGTGTATTTTGCCGTTCCCTCTCTAATTATACTTCATTATTTACATATTTAGTCCTCTAAATTCTCCATCGTCGATTTCTATCACATGATGGAACAGGCATTTGGGTTCTCGTCGCTGAACATCTGTGGAGGTTGCGCGTAGTAGTCGATCACAGGCACATATCCTTGCGGCATATTATACCCTTGGTGCTCGTAAACGTGGCTTTGAGGAGGAACATAGCCCTGTGCTGCATACCCCTGGTGATAACTATCGATTACGTAGTTCTGACCGTACGAGGTTTGTCCATCAAACCAGTACGACGGACCTGGTTGCGGGTAACCGAAATACTCCATCTTGCTCACTTCCACTTTAGCAGCACCACCTTCCTTTTTCCCCTCGTCTCCACCCTTTTCGTTATCCTTCTTGTCGCCGCCGGCAACTTCTTTACCCTTCTTATCTCCGCCGGCAGCTTCTTTATCTTTCTTCTCTGGAGCAACGTCTTCCTTTTTGGCAGGAACCACCTCGACGGGCCGTTTGAGCTTCTCCTTGAGATACGGCACTAGGTCCTTCACATCCATCGTGCCCTTAACCGTCACTAGATCCTTGGGAACATCTATGGATACGCTATCAACTCCTGTTGATTAAACAGCCACGTCAGAATGTCGTaattcaaaattatatttacTAATCTGCCACCGACTATTGCGTTAAATTTTAAACTATAAAAACGGATATATTTATTCGGAGCAGTTGCATTCTATTTTTAATCAAGAAATTAATTAGCATTAAACAGTAGTTTATTAATTGCTAACCTTTGCTCTTCAATATTATCTTCTTGATCTTCTTGATGCAACCATCACAATGCAACCTGATCTTCAAAACGACAGTGCTCTGTACATCAAAAGGCAGTTCAACTCGGTTAGTAAAAAcgaaaacaatttaaaaattaaatttgattgaTTACGTTAATTAATCGCATTTAACCAACCAAAGACTTCGATATTAACAACACATTAATGACAAACTACGTTTCACCATGTGACCAGCATGCGCCGAAGGACAATGCGCACTATAGCATAGACAAGGAAGAACTGCTATCGTACCTCTTTGGGAGCCTTCTCCTCTTCGGACTTTTTCTCCTCTGGTTTCTTTACCGATTTGTCGGCCGGCTTTTCTTTAGGATTTTCTTTCTGGCCCCCACCGCCGGCGGCGGCGTCTTTTTTCGGCTGAGGAGAGATTATCTCaacctttttctttgtcttttctTCAAGTCTCTCTTTGATTTTGGTAGGGTCCACCTTCCCCGTCACAGTCAGTTTGTTGGCTGCAGAGTCTGCCTTCACATCTTCCACACCTACAACAACGAAGGAAGAAGAATAGTTGTATCAGCCACGGTTGGATTCTAAATTACGCCAAGTTTTCAAATTGCGTAACACAAAACCCGTTGATCGCCAATCTTATCCTAAAGACCGCTAATCCCGGTAAGTCTCAACAAAATTTCAACCAAttcagtttttcaaaaaaattaattcacTGCTCTGATCATTCACAGACAACCATAGCACAGGGAAACTCGTTGATTATCAATGGATTAATGAATAATTGTTACCATCCATGTGTTTGACTGCTCTTTTGATTTTCATAGCACATCCTTCGCAATGCATATCGATTTTCAAAACGACCTTGCCGTCGTCCTTCTTCTCAGCGGGAGCGGCGGCCGCGGGCTTCTTCTCGCCTTCATTCTTCTGCAGAAGTAACCAAACAAACGCGTTATGCGAA
The window above is part of the Tripterygium wilfordii isolate XIE 37 chromosome 3, ASM1340144v1, whole genome shotgun sequence genome. Proteins encoded here:
- the LOC119984478 gene encoding heavy metal-associated isoprenylated plant protein 5 gives rise to the protein MGEKNEGEKKPAAAAPAEKKDDGKVVLKIDMHCEGCAMKIKRAVKHMDGVEDVKADSAANKLTVTGKVDPTKIKERLEEKTKKKVEIISPQPKKDAAAGGGGQKENPKEKPADKSVKKPEEKKSEEEKAPKESTVVLKIRLHCDGCIKKIKKIILKSKGVDSVSIDVPKDLVTVKGTMDVKDLVPYLKEKLKRPVEVVPAKKEDVAPEKKDKEAAGGDKKGKEVAGGDKKDNEKGGDEGKKEGGAAKVEVSKMEYFGYPQPGPSYWFDGQTSYGQNYVIDSYHQGYAAQGYVPPQSHVYEHQGYNMPQGYVPVIDYYAQPPQMFSDENPNACSIM